From a single Rosa rugosa chromosome 7, drRosRugo1.1, whole genome shotgun sequence genomic region:
- the LOC133722665 gene encoding galactinol synthase 2-like, which produces MAPHDITTAATTTILSTKAATAPSRAYVTFLAGNGDYVKGVVGLAKGLRKVKSKYPLVVAILPDVPEEHRQILVSQGCIVREIEPVHPPENQTQYAMAYYVINYSKLRIWEFVEYSKMIYLDGDIQVFQNIDHLFDYPDNYFYAVMDCFCESNWRDSPQFKIGYCQQCPDRVQWDNSLGPKPPLYFNAGMFVYEPNLSTYHDLLSTLKTSTPTLFAEQDFLNVFFRDKYVPIPSNYNLVLAMLWRHPENIKLEEVKVVHYCANGSKPWRYNGEGENMEREDIKMLVKKWWDIYDDESLDYKNCIGAAESGNGTEQVNLQPFMAALSEAGDVRFVTAPRAA; this is translated from the exons ATGGCTCCTCATGATATCACCACCGCCGCTACCACCACCATCCTCTCCACCAAGGCCGCCACTGCCCCGAGCCGGGCCTATGTGACGTTCTTGGCCGGGAACGGTGACTACGTCAAAGGTGTGGTTGGTCTGGCCAAGGGTTTAAGGAAGGTGAAGAGTAAGTACCCACTAGTTGTGGCCATCTTGCCCGATGTGCCTGAAGAGCATCGTCAGATCCTAGTCTCTCAGGGCTGCATAGTCCGAGAGATTGAGCCTGTTCACCCTCCTGAGAACCAGACCCAGTACGCCATGGCGTACTACGTCATCAACTACTCCAAGCTTCGAATTTGGGAG TTTGTGGAGTATAGCAAGATGATCTACTTGGATGGAGATATCCAAGTCTTTCAGAACATTGACCACCTATTTGACTACCCGGACAACTACTTTTACGCTGTGATGGATTGCTTTTGTGAGTCGAATTGGAGGGACAGTCCCCAGTTCAAGATTGGGTACTGCCAGCAGTGCCCAGACAGGGTACAGTGGGACAACAGCTTGGGTCCCAAGCCTCCTCTATACTTCAATGCTGGCATGTTTGTCTATGAGCCAAACTTGTCTACTTACCATGATCTCTTGAGCACCCTCAAGACTTCTACTCCGACTTTGTTTGCTGAGCAG GATTTCTTGAATGTGTTCTTTAGAGACAAGTACGTGCCTATCCCTTCAAACTACAACCTTGTGTTGGCTATGCTCTGGCGCCACCCTGAAAACATCAAGCTAGAGGAGGTTAAAGTTGTCCACTATTGTGCTAAT GGTTCTAAGCCATGGAGGTACAATGGAGAAGGGGAGAATATGGAGCGAGAAGACATCAAGATGTTGGTGAAGAAATGGTGGGACATTTATGATGACGAGTCTTTGGACTACAAGAATTGCATTGGTGCTGCAGAGTCTGGAAATGGCACCGAACAAGTGAACCTGCAGCCATTTATGGCAGCCCTGTCGGAGGCTGGCGATGTTCGTTTTGTTACCGCCCCAAGAGCTGCCTAG
- the LOC133721068 gene encoding galactinol synthase 2-like, giving the protein MAPHDITTAATTAILSTKAATAPSRAYVTFLAGNGDYVKGVVGLAKGLRKVKSKYPLVVAILPDVPEEHRQILVSQGCIVREIEPVHPPENQTQYAMAYYVINYSKLRIWEFVEYSKMIYLDGDIQVFQNIDHLFDYPDNYFYAVMDCFCESNWRDSPQFKIGYCQQCPDRVQWDNSLGPKPPLYFNAGMFVYEPNLSTYHDLMSTLKTSTPTLFAEQDFLNVFFRDKYVPIPSNYNLVLAMLWRHPENIKLEEVKVVHYCANGSKPWRYNGEGENMEREDIKMLVKKWWDIYDDESLDYKNCIGAAESGNGTEQVNLQPFMAALSEAGDVRFVTAPRAA; this is encoded by the exons ATGGCTCCTCATGATATCACCACCGCCGCTACCACCGCTATCCTCTCCACCAAGGCCGCCACTGCCCCGAGCCGGGCCTATGTGACGTTCTTGGCCGGGAACGGCGACTATGTTAAAGGTGTGGTTGGTCTGGCCAAGGGTTTAAGGAAGGTGAAGAGCAAGTATCCACTAGTTGTGGCCATCTTGCCTGATGTGCCTGAAGAGCACCGTCAGATCCTAGTCTCTCAGGGCTGCATAGTCCGAGAGATTGAGCCTGTTCACCCTCCTGAGAATCAGACCCAGTACGCCATGGCGTACTACGTCATCAACTACTCCAAGCTTCGGATTTGGGAG TTTGTGGAGTATAGCAAGATGATCTACTTGGATGGAGATATCCAAGTCTTTCAGAACATTGACCACCTATTTGACTACCCGGACAACTACTTTTACGCTGTGATGGATTGCTTTTGTGAGTCGAATTGGAGGGACAGTCCCCAGTTCAAGATTGGGTACTGCCAGCAGTGCCCAGACAGGGTACAGTGGGACAACAGCTTGGGTCCCAAGCCTCCTCTATACTTCAATGCTGGCATGTTTGTCTATGAGCCAAACTTGTCTACTTACCATGATCTCATGAGCACCCTCAAGACTTCTACTCCGACTTTGTTTGCTGAGCAG GATTTCTTGAATGTGTTCTTTAGAGACAAGTACGTGCCTATCCCTTCAAACTACAACCTTGTGTTGGCTATGCTCTGGCGCCACCCTGAAAACATCAAGCTAGAGGAGGTTAAAGTTGTCCACTATTGTGCTAAT GGTTCTAAGCCATGGAGGTACAATGGAGAAGGGGAGAATATGGAGCGAGAAGACATCAAGATGTTGGTGAAGAAATGGTGGGACATTTATGATGACGAGTCTTTGGACTACAAGAATTGCATTGGTGCTGCAGAGTCTGGAAATGGCACCGAACAAGTGAACCTGCAGCCATTTATGGCAGCCCTGTCGGAGGCTGGCGATGTTCGTTTTGTTACCGCCCCAAGAGCTGCCTAG